The genomic interval TAAGTTGATGTTTATATCCATATTTTAGCCAATCCTCTTTCAATCCTTTTTCTAGTATTATCTGTGAGCAAGAGGTTCAATGAACTGTTTCAGAAGACAAACGGTAACTTTGAATTTTCGTAATATTATTCAtcttatgattattattatattaaaacaaatcgatctataataatatacctaatACTGATTATTACAAATACACTGATCCTCTTTCTGTGTTGTCTTACAGGTAGGAATCGGAAGGAGGAGGTTGTTAATGTTTTATGTTTCCATTTGTTCACTTGCTTGCTCTACCGTCGTTTGGTTTCTTCATACACCAACCGTTTCTCCAGATTCACCATTGAAATTAAGTAATCGGTATTACACAATGTTTCATTATTAAGAAAACACGATCTATTCTAATGAGTATAAAAAGATAGGTATTCATTATTTAAAGAACTCTCAACTAATTGACTCTTATTGTATAGGAAATTCGAATACTATCTTGGTGATCTTGTTTCGCCTACGAGTGTGCAACCGTCAGTGTCTATACTCATGTCTATATCTGTACATTGTACATTGATATTCGTGGttaataattactgtaaatCCTGTTTTGTTCCATTACCGTAAATTAAAGAAgattaaataactatttttattttgttgacatGTCATAGATATCTTTCACAAGCCACGGCCATACACAATACGTTTGATAagataataaagaaagaaaagacgTCGAAAACAAGATACAGTAAGCTAATTAGTTCATagattttgtattattatcattaaaccACATGGAAAAAAATATAGATGATacgaaaatagaaataaataagtatatgcCCACTTTGGTCAATAATCACTCAGATTGGAGAAGTCTTGTTAAGTTCGCTAAAGACGTTCAGTGTTCGTGATGGGGATGATTAGATTAGATCAGATTATTCTGATATTTATTATCGATGTGTTGAAGAACGTAAGACAGTGTGTATAACCGGATtcaattgcatttttttattcataggTTTGGGAATAATCCAAGACATACTGTGAAAATGAGCACCTACTTGCATGATGCGTTAGATAACTTTATTAATCAAAGAAACGTCGAAAAAATACAGTAAGATTGTATACAGCTATCAACTATAAATACTACACTACTCTTCTTTGATTTTCATTACTTACATTTTGTGCCATTTATTTGTATCATTGTAaaatcaataatacatttattctaATGTTTATTTTCCAGGAAAAGTCTTCAGAAAAGAGGAATTACCGTCGAGCGACTTTTGACCGCTCTGAATGGACCTAATTTAAatgtaacaaaaacaattacgaAATTCAATACTTGCGCTCTTGTAGGAAGCTCTGGTATACTGAGTAACAGTAGCtgtggaaatgaaataaatgcaCACGATTTAATAATTCGAGAAAATGGAGCGGAATTGGATGGATTCGAAGAAGATGTTGGAGATCGAACAGATATGATGAGTTTCAATACAATGTCATGTATCTATTTAGCACATTGCCTCCGAGAGACTAAAAAACAGAAAGGAGGGACACCACCGACCTGCTATAAAAGATATATAAATCATGTGAATCAACTTAGGAACGCTATAATACTGTTTCCATTAGTTGGACATATTGAAAGAGAAGATCGACAAAAACAGGTGGATATATGCTTGGAGATAATTAAAGAAGAACAAGTTCCATTAGATCTGAGAGCTCCAGATTTCAATACAACGCAGTTTGTCATGGAGTAAAgtaacattgttttatttaatgctAATTAATTATCTATTGTTTTATCGGCTTACGTTGATGAGCAACAACATCACTACGGTCCATTCAACTTtaacagtatgatttatatttatactagtatatattttaaatttaaatgaaatattatttattatatcaataCGACAACAATAGAATACTGATATTAATAGTCTTTGCACAACTTGTGcagattttgaaataatatttctgTCTATCTTTTTCTTTAGTTTGATGGGACAATCCAGAGAACCTTCAGCTGGTATACGTATGTTGGCATTTTCTTTCACATTCTGCCGTCAAATATCACTGTATGGATTTTACCCATTCACAACACTTCCAAACGGAAAGCCAGTCAATTACCATTATTTTGATGATGGATTCACTGGTAATGTAATACACAATATGACAGAAGAATTTCAAATCCTTACAAAACTCAATAGTGATCATACAATACGACTTGTTTCTGACAAATGTACGCGGGAAATGGTCTGATAATAATGTTTCAACACTACAATCTATATACAAAACTAATTAATTCATTAACTTAAACTATAATGTTAAGATTATTCTAATAACACGCAGCCTCATTGTCAATACAAGATTAATATCGAACTTTATACAACTATCATAACATATGCAAGAACGACACGAATCAAAAGTTCTTGGTGACGTACAGAGTTAGTAGGTTTCACGATGTAGTTTTCGAATACTGTACCTCTATAATAAAAACGTATTTAATCTATATTAatctc from Antedon mediterranea chromosome 5, ecAntMedi1.1, whole genome shotgun sequence carries:
- the LOC140050494 gene encoding CMP-N-acetylneuraminate-poly-alpha-2,8-sialyltransferase-like → MSTYLHDALDNFINQRNVEKIQKSLQKRGITVERLLTALNGPNLNVTKTITKFNTCALVGSSGILSNSSCGNEINAHDLIIRENGAELDGFEEDVGDRTDMMSFNTMSCIYLAHCLRETKKQKGGTPPTCYKRYINHVNQLRNAIILFPLVGHIEREDRQKQVDICLEIIKEEQVPLDLRAPDFNTTQFVMDLMGQSREPSAGIRMLAFSFTFCRQISLYGFYPFTTLPNGKPVNYHYFDDGFTGNVIHNMTEEFQILTKLNSDHTIRLVSDKCTREMV